A portion of the Hoylesella buccalis ATCC 35310 genome contains these proteins:
- a CDS encoding SusC/RagA family TonB-linked outer membrane protein yields MKKYIILFLLTVLWTTTTYAQDQEIIEVSGTVTDEQHEPLIGVSVTIKGVVGKGAVTDIDGKYTIKVPLYSHLVYSYIGLETQEVFVKEKKIYNVVLKEDKKTVLDEVTVTGTGVQKKITLTGAVTTVDTKDLRTPTASISNSFAGVVPGVFARQTTGQPGDNVSEFWIRGVSTFGAGQSALVLVDGFERNLNDINIEDIETFTVLKDASATAIYGSRGANGVLLFTTKRGRQGNTQVRGKVETSYSTQTVLPKFVNGPTYARMMNEALTTRNEPAAFTDDDIYLFESQLDPEVFPDVNWMDMILKKGAPTYRANIDVNGGGNFARYFVSASYVNEGGMYETDKALKDYDTNSNYNRFNYRMNVDMDLSKTTLLKVGVSGSMEKQNKPGADYRWIWRSLMEYNPITTPLKYKNGRWGSSGDEGRNNPWVLVTQSGYNETWKSTVQTTATLEQDFRFITPGLKFIGRYGFDIYTRNGNNHSKSPEGWRAERLRNSAGEIEFRKLVNESLMTSNPYSNGERKEYLEAELHYERAFGDHQTGGVLKYTQDKTINNSEQRWLSGMDRTIAAIERRHQGIAGRFTYGWKYRYYFDFNFGYNGSENFASGHQFGFFPAYSVAWNLGEEPLVKQKLSWVNMFKIRYSYGKVGNDYLSTRFPYQPTFYVYDSKDEKSDDSKAASRADYMYGDVGTSHYYYKGLYYKHLASKEVTWEVATKHDLGLDFYFFGNKVSGTIDYFHEQRDGIYMGRGHLPQSIGVNASEKPSANIGSVVSKGFDGNLAFTQQIGEVDFTLRGNFTYSKSEILEYDEAYSHYPYTQQAGFRVGQARGLIAEGLFKDYEDIRYHANQDGLTKEGLASGEVSKDIAPGDIKYKDINGDGVIDGNDVVPIGATVKPNLIYGFGFSASWKGLDFNVLFQGVGKSSFFIGGYTVYPFTKGSEGNILTDVIDNYWSLGKNEDTNAKYPRLSYGGNRNNYRRSTYWLRDGSYLRLKNLDIGYTLPKRVVTAMRLNNVRIYFMGTNLLTFSKFNLWDPEMGSSDGQKYPLARTYTLGITFSL; encoded by the coding sequence ATGAAAAAATATATCATCCTATTTTTATTGACGGTACTGTGGACCACAACTACATACGCTCAAGATCAGGAAATTATAGAAGTTAGCGGCACTGTCACCGATGAGCAGCACGAGCCTTTAATTGGCGTTAGCGTCACCATCAAGGGCGTTGTCGGCAAAGGTGCAGTGACCGACATTGACGGCAAGTACACCATTAAAGTGCCTCTCTACTCGCATTTGGTCTATTCATACATAGGACTGGAAACGCAAGAGGTATTCGTGAAAGAAAAGAAGATATACAATGTCGTACTAAAAGAAGACAAGAAAACCGTTCTCGACGAGGTAACCGTAACGGGTACTGGTGTGCAGAAGAAGATTACACTGACAGGTGCAGTGACGACAGTGGACACAAAAGATCTACGAACGCCTACCGCCAGCATTTCCAACTCATTTGCAGGCGTTGTTCCCGGTGTGTTCGCTCGCCAAACAACAGGTCAACCTGGCGACAACGTATCCGAGTTCTGGATTCGTGGTGTCTCCACCTTTGGTGCAGGACAGAGTGCCCTGGTGTTGGTAGATGGATTCGAGCGTAATCTCAACGATATCAACATTGAAGACATCGAGACATTTACCGTTTTGAAAGATGCGTCAGCAACTGCCATCTATGGCTCTCGTGGTGCCAACGGCGTATTGCTCTTTACAACCAAAAGAGGCCGACAGGGCAATACCCAAGTTCGCGGAAAGGTGGAAACCAGCTATAGCACACAAACCGTTTTGCCAAAGTTTGTGAATGGTCCTACCTATGCACGCATGATGAACGAGGCATTGACCACCCGCAACGAGCCTGCTGCATTTACTGACGATGATATCTACTTGTTTGAAAGTCAATTAGACCCAGAGGTGTTTCCTGATGTCAACTGGATGGACATGATTCTAAAGAAAGGCGCTCCTACCTACCGTGCCAATATTGATGTGAATGGTGGTGGCAACTTCGCACGCTACTTCGTATCCGCCAGTTACGTCAACGAAGGCGGTATGTACGAGACAGACAAAGCCCTGAAGGACTATGATACCAACTCGAACTATAACCGTTTCAACTACCGAATGAATGTAGACATGGACTTGTCAAAGACAACCTTGTTGAAAGTAGGCGTGTCGGGATCAATGGAAAAACAAAACAAGCCTGGGGCTGACTACAGATGGATATGGCGTTCGCTCATGGAATACAATCCCATTACCACACCTCTTAAGTATAAGAATGGCCGCTGGGGATCGTCTGGTGACGAAGGTAGAAACAACCCATGGGTGCTGGTTACCCAAAGTGGATATAACGAAACCTGGAAAAGTACGGTACAGACAACCGCTACGTTGGAGCAAGACTTCCGGTTTATTACCCCTGGTCTGAAGTTTATCGGGCGATATGGTTTCGACATTTACACACGCAACGGCAACAATCATTCGAAGTCTCCGGAAGGATGGCGCGCCGAAAGACTTCGTAACTCAGCTGGCGAGATTGAGTTTAGAAAGTTGGTCAACGAATCACTGATGACGTCCAACCCATACTCTAACGGTGAAAGAAAAGAATACCTCGAGGCTGAATTGCACTATGAGCGTGCTTTCGGTGACCATCAAACGGGTGGGGTGTTGAAATATACTCAAGACAAAACCATCAACAACTCTGAACAACGTTGGCTTTCTGGCATGGACAGGACCATCGCAGCCATTGAGCGACGTCACCAAGGTATCGCAGGGCGTTTCACTTATGGTTGGAAATATCGTTACTATTTCGACTTCAACTTTGGATACAACGGATCTGAGAATTTCGCCAGCGGTCACCAGTTTGGTTTCTTCCCAGCTTATTCTGTGGCATGGAACTTAGGTGAGGAGCCGCTTGTAAAGCAAAAACTATCTTGGGTTAACATGTTCAAGATACGTTATTCGTACGGTAAGGTGGGTAACGATTACTTGTCAACACGCTTCCCTTATCAACCCACGTTCTATGTATACGACAGTAAGGATGAAAAGAGTGATGATTCTAAGGCTGCTTCAAGAGCTGACTACATGTACGGTGATGTTGGTACTTCCCACTATTATTACAAAGGCTTGTACTACAAGCACCTGGCATCTAAGGAGGTGACCTGGGAAGTGGCAACCAAGCATGACCTTGGTCTTGACTTCTACTTCTTCGGCAATAAAGTAAGTGGTACCATTGACTATTTCCATGAACAGCGCGACGGCATCTACATGGGGCGCGGTCACCTGCCACAGAGTATCGGTGTTAATGCATCTGAGAAACCTTCGGCAAACATTGGATCTGTTGTTTCAAAAGGATTTGACGGCAACCTGGCATTCACTCAACAGATAGGGGAAGTTGACTTCACACTGCGTGGCAACTTTACTTATAGCAAAAGTGAAATTTTAGAATACGATGAGGCTTATAGCCATTACCCATATACCCAACAGGCTGGGTTCCGCGTAGGACAGGCCCGAGGACTGATTGCAGAAGGTCTTTTCAAAGACTATGAGGACATACGTTACCATGCCAATCAAGATGGTCTGACCAAAGAGGGGCTTGCATCCGGTGAAGTCAGCAAGGACATTGCTCCAGGTGACATCAAGTACAAAGATATCAATGGTGACGGCGTGATTGATGGAAACGATGTTGTACCTATCGGTGCCACCGTCAAACCAAACCTGATTTATGGCTTTGGATTCTCTGCAAGTTGGAAGGGATTAGACTTTAATGTACTGTTCCAGGGCGTAGGAAAATCATCGTTCTTTATTGGTGGATATACCGTTTATCCGTTTACAAAAGGATCGGAAGGCAACATCCTGACCGACGTGATAGACAACTACTGGTCATTGGGTAAGAACGAAGACACCAATGCCAAATATCCTCGCTTGAGCTATGGTGGAAATAGAAACAACTACCGTCGCTCAACCTACTGGCTGCGTGATGGTTCTTACTTACGTCTGAAGAATCTTGACATCGGATACACGTTACCAAAGAGAGTCGTTACAGCCATGCGGCTCAACAATGTCAGAATCTATTTTATGGGTACTAACCTGCTCACTTTTTCAAAATTCAACTTATGGGATCCCGAAATGGGCAGTTCTGATGGACAGAAATACCCACTGGCCAGAACGTATACACTGGGTATAACATTCAGCCTATAA
- a CDS encoding NAD-dependent epimerase/dehydratase family protein produces the protein MMQKKTIFLTGATGHMGSEGLKQLLKRRDEFDIRLLVLPTENDRKAIAPYASLPGVEVIYGDLTHYDDVLRGVTNADYVLHVGGMVSPAADYFPQKTMQVNVGAVKNIIRAIKAQPNPDRVHLVYIGTVAQTGDRNDPIHWGRVGDPIKISVYDIYALSKALAEREVIESGLKHWVSLRQTGILYPSILNTLDPIMFHQPLNGVLEWVTAKDSGVLLSHVCNQDLPEDFWCRIYNIGGGAEYRTVNWAFMQYTFTALNLGNLKDLTEPNWFVLRNFHGQWYTDSDILESYLHFRSGKIDQFIQEMAEKAPLKMKLGGLVPSSLIKHLVLKPTAKKPLGPLYWTKHNIEPRITAFYGSMDAWRAIPGWNEFKLYHPSPQPVMLDHGYDESKPKDELDIEDMRQAAAFRGGKCLSKQMVRGDLSTQLEWQCAFGHRFKASPLLVLLGGHWCPECFPMPWNYDEEARRNPFFAQVWKPLHSPDERNVYDETIIKGVQG, from the coding sequence ATGATGCAAAAAAAGACGATTTTCCTCACGGGTGCCACCGGACACATGGGGTCGGAGGGCTTGAAACAGCTATTGAAACGGCGTGACGAGTTTGATATTCGCCTGCTGGTACTGCCCACCGAGAACGACCGTAAGGCCATTGCGCCCTACGCTTCGCTGCCGGGTGTGGAAGTGATTTATGGCGATTTGACGCATTACGACGACGTGTTGCGAGGGGTGACGAATGCTGATTATGTGCTGCACGTGGGCGGAATGGTGTCGCCGGCAGCCGATTATTTTCCGCAAAAGACCATGCAGGTCAACGTGGGGGCGGTGAAAAACATCATCCGAGCGATCAAGGCACAGCCCAATCCCGACCGGGTACATCTGGTATACATCGGAACGGTGGCGCAAACGGGCGACCGCAACGATCCCATTCACTGGGGACGCGTGGGCGACCCCATCAAGATTAGCGTCTATGACATCTACGCTTTGTCGAAAGCCTTGGCCGAGAGAGAGGTCATCGAATCGGGGTTGAAGCATTGGGTGTCGCTCCGGCAAACGGGCATCTTATACCCCTCCATTCTCAACACATTAGACCCCATCATGTTTCACCAACCTCTGAACGGCGTGTTGGAATGGGTGACGGCCAAGGATTCGGGCGTACTGCTGTCGCATGTGTGCAATCAAGACCTGCCCGAAGACTTCTGGTGCCGTATTTACAACATTGGCGGAGGAGCGGAGTATCGCACCGTTAACTGGGCGTTTATGCAATACACCTTCACGGCTTTGAACTTAGGAAACCTCAAAGACCTCACCGAACCCAACTGGTTTGTGCTGCGCAACTTCCACGGACAGTGGTACACCGATTCCGATATCCTTGAATCGTATCTGCATTTCAGAAGTGGAAAGATAGACCAATTCATTCAAGAAATGGCTGAAAAAGCTCCGTTGAAGATGAAATTAGGGGGTTTGGTCCCTTCCAGCCTCATCAAACATCTTGTGTTGAAGCCCACCGCCAAGAAGCCTTTGGGACCTTTATATTGGACGAAGCACAACATCGAGCCTCGCATCACGGCCTTCTATGGCAGCATGGACGCATGGAGAGCTATTCCGGGATGGAACGAGTTTAAACTGTATCACCCATCGCCTCAGCCCGTGATGTTAGACCATGGATATGACGAGTCGAAACCAAAAGACGAACTGGATATAGAAGATATGCGGCAAGCGGCAGCCTTCAGGGGCGGCAAATGCCTGTCCAAGCAGATGGTGCGCGGCGACCTGTCCACCCAGTTGGAATGGCAATGCGCTTTTGGACATCGTTTCAAAGCCTCTCCCCTACTGGTACTATTAGGTGGTCACTGGTGCCCCGAGTGCTTCCCCATGCCGTGGAATTACGATGAGGAAGCCAGGCGAAATCCGTTCTTTGCCCAGGTATGGAAGCCTCTGCACAGCCCTGACGAACGCAACGTGTACGATGAGACTATTATCAAAGGGGTGCAAGGGTGA
- a CDS encoding transposase family protein: protein MKTEQLLRCIFPEILADYFDVIDIQESISQIDFWLDERNFMEEVDRKSGTVSSYGFTAERVVHDFPLRGKPVYLHVRRRKWRDSSTGEIFSYSYDDLTTEGSKLSPEFVSFLKE from the coding sequence ATGAAGACCGAGCAATTGTTGCGTTGTATCTTTCCAGAGATACTCGCAGATTATTTTGATGTGATAGATATCCAAGAGAGTATTTCCCAGATAGACTTCTGGTTGGATGAGCGTAACTTTATGGAAGAGGTTGACCGCAAGTCCGGCACGGTAAGCAGTTACGGCTTTACCGCCGAACGGGTTGTCCATGACTTTCCCCTTCGTGGCAAGCCCGTTTACCTTCATGTCCGCCGTCGAAAATGGCGTGACAGTTCCACGGGTGAGATATTCAGTTATTCTTACGATGACTTGACAACTGAGGGCAGCAAACTTTCCCCTGAGTTCGTTTCTTTTTTAAAAGAATAG
- a CDS encoding DUF2442 domain-containing protein, which translates to METIKNIWFEKGRIYMLSSEDKVYSRPLEAFPLLKDATERQRMDYTIELHGEALRWTELDEDIHISSFYTKEEPKYDNEIAMLFKRFPQLNVSEVARNLGINKSLLSKYIYGIKNPSAERVCQIKNALRALGRELAAV; encoded by the coding sequence ATGGAAACAATAAAGAATATATGGTTTGAGAAAGGGCGTATATATATGCTGTCAAGCGAGGATAAGGTGTACAGCCGTCCGTTGGAGGCTTTTCCATTGCTCAAAGATGCAACAGAAAGGCAACGAATGGATTATACAATAGAATTACATGGAGAGGCTCTACGATGGACTGAGTTGGACGAAGATATACATATTTCAAGTTTTTATACAAAAGAAGAACCGAAATATGATAATGAAATTGCCATGTTGTTTAAGCGTTTTCCGCAATTAAATGTTTCGGAAGTAGCGAGAAATCTGGGCATTAACAAAAGTTTATTGTCAAAATACATCTACGGAATAAAGAATCCGAGTGCGGAAAGAGTTTGTCAAATCAAAAATGCTCTACGTGCTTTAGGAAGAGAATTGGCAGCCGTGTAA
- a CDS encoding porin family protein gives MRKKLWSLALVVWPLFATAKVTWNVKGALGSSAFIANSGESPQLSYRLGGGMAVPLGRTFYFQPSLYLANKGFKFNGYFGNEQISEARYHVNMHYVELPLNIVAHIHLTDDLYLNLYTGPYIACGLNSKAKVSMANSDYKHTFKENLFEQGSKMLGNSYNEEKKLVELPKFKRIDVGLQSGVELDINRIIIGVETSFGLTSVTNQPIVKEDVVAQVVQALLLGTATPHHFVFQATVGYRF, from the coding sequence ATGCGCAAAAAATTATGGAGTCTTGCACTCGTCGTGTGGCCTCTTTTCGCCACGGCAAAAGTAACATGGAACGTCAAGGGAGCATTGGGGTCCAGTGCATTCATCGCCAACAGTGGAGAATCTCCACAGCTGTCCTATCGGCTGGGCGGGGGTATGGCAGTACCCTTGGGCCGCACTTTCTACTTCCAGCCATCCCTTTATCTGGCCAATAAAGGTTTCAAGTTTAACGGATATTTCGGTAACGAACAAATCAGTGAGGCACGCTATCATGTCAACATGCACTACGTTGAGTTGCCGTTGAACATTGTCGCTCACATTCACCTGACCGATGACCTCTACCTGAATCTCTACACAGGGCCTTACATCGCATGCGGCCTCAACAGCAAGGCCAAGGTCAGCATGGCGAATAGCGACTACAAACACACCTTCAAGGAGAATCTGTTTGAGCAAGGAAGCAAGATGCTGGGCAACAGCTATAATGAAGAAAAGAAATTGGTGGAACTACCAAAGTTCAAACGCATAGACGTAGGACTTCAATCTGGTGTGGAGCTGGACATCAATCGAATCATCATTGGGGTCGAAACAAGCTTTGGACTCACCTCCGTAACTAACCAACCCATCGTGAAGGAAGACGTTGTGGCCCAAGTGGTTCAAGCCTTACTCCTAGGAACCGCCACCCCCCATCATTTTGTGTTTCAAGCTACGGTGGGCTATCGGTTTTGA
- a CDS encoding S41 family peptidase, with translation MKKLLLYLLLLGLLPNSLFAQKDKNHLFEAAKNMELFNAVYKNLDLMYVDTLDANDVIGTGIKSMLRSLDPYTEYYPESETQELRQALSGKYGGIGALIRYNQQLKNAVIDEPYANMPSSEVGLKKGDIILQIDDSTMVGKDTKYVSDHLRGEPGSTFALKIKRPSTGKVMKFKVKRRAIQMPAIPYYGMVDGNVGYINLLQYYEGCAKEVRQAFIDLKKQGAKGLILDLRNNVGGSEQEAVDLVNIFVPKDITVVTNKGKLKRANLAFKTRMEPVDASMPIVILVNGMTASASEITAGSLQDLDRAVIMGTRTFGKGLVQMTTKLPYNANMKVTTAHYYIPSGRCIQAINYKHTAGRNSATQLPDSLTSVFHTKNGREVRDGGGIMPDVEIKPDTIANISAYLQRGDSTETMFNYVVDYISKHKTIAPASEFTLTDAEYNEFKRQVLKNKFTYDPGTEKILAELEKMAKFEKYYEDAKPEFEALKKKLTHDVAKDLELNKDELKQMIATDIVTAYYFQAGAVQLGLRYDKQTKEAIKLLQMPEEYNKLLMPKK, from the coding sequence ATGAAAAAACTACTGTTATATCTCTTGCTGTTGGGACTATTGCCTAACAGTCTATTCGCCCAAAAGGACAAAAACCACCTTTTTGAGGCGGCCAAAAACATGGAACTGTTCAACGCCGTTTATAAAAATCTCGACCTGATGTACGTAGATACCCTTGATGCCAATGACGTGATTGGCACAGGCATCAAGAGCATGTTGCGCAGTCTGGACCCCTACACGGAATATTACCCAGAGAGCGAAACGCAAGAATTGCGGCAGGCCCTGTCTGGAAAATACGGTGGCATCGGTGCACTCATCCGCTACAATCAACAGCTAAAGAACGCCGTGATTGACGAGCCTTACGCCAACATGCCGTCGTCGGAAGTGGGGTTGAAGAAAGGGGACATCATCCTACAGATAGACGATTCGACGATGGTGGGCAAAGACACGAAGTATGTGAGTGACCATCTGAGGGGCGAACCTGGCTCGACCTTCGCATTAAAAATCAAGCGTCCGTCAACGGGCAAGGTGATGAAATTCAAGGTGAAGCGTCGTGCCATTCAGATGCCCGCCATTCCCTACTACGGCATGGTGGACGGAAACGTGGGCTACATCAATCTGCTTCAGTATTACGAAGGCTGCGCGAAAGAGGTGCGACAGGCTTTCATCGACCTGAAAAAGCAAGGAGCCAAAGGCCTCATCTTGGACCTGAGAAACAACGTAGGTGGCTCTGAGCAGGAAGCGGTAGACCTCGTTAACATCTTCGTTCCAAAGGACATCACGGTGGTGACGAACAAAGGAAAGCTGAAACGCGCCAACTTAGCATTCAAAACGCGCATGGAACCCGTCGACGCCTCCATGCCCATCGTGATTCTGGTCAACGGCATGACGGCCAGCGCCAGTGAGATTACGGCCGGATCGCTGCAAGACTTAGACCGCGCAGTGATCATGGGTACCCGCACTTTCGGCAAGGGATTGGTGCAGATGACCACAAAGCTACCCTACAACGCCAACATGAAAGTGACCACCGCTCATTATTACATTCCCAGCGGACGCTGCATCCAGGCCATCAACTACAAACACACGGCGGGGCGCAACAGTGCCACACAGCTGCCCGACTCGCTGACCAGCGTGTTCCACACCAAGAACGGACGCGAGGTAAGGGACGGCGGAGGCATCATGCCGGATGTGGAAATCAAGCCCGACACCATCGCCAACATCTCGGCTTATCTGCAACGCGGAGACAGCACGGAAACGATGTTCAACTATGTGGTTGACTACATCAGCAAGCACAAGACCATCGCTCCCGCCAGCGAATTTACACTCACGGATGCCGAATACAACGAGTTTAAGCGGCAAGTCTTGAAAAACAAGTTCACCTATGACCCCGGAACAGAGAAGATTTTGGCCGAATTGGAGAAGATGGCCAAGTTTGAAAAGTATTATGAGGATGCCAAGCCCGAGTTTGAGGCTTTGAAGAAAAAGCTGACCCACGACGTGGCAAAAGACTTGGAGCTGAACAAGGATGAATTGAAACAGATGATTGCCACAGACATTGTTACGGCTTATTATTTCCAAGCCGGGGCGGTTCAGCTTGGTTTGAGATACGACAAACAGACGAAAGAGGCCATCAAACTGCTCCAGATGCCTGAAGAATACAACAAACTTCTCATGCCCAAGAAATGA
- a CDS encoding DUF4160 domain-containing protein codes for MPTIFEIFGLRFFFYSDEHRPIHVHVVKGDDDAKIQIEDEVKLVYNHGLKAKDLKRALELAEMYKEDIINTWNEYH; via the coding sequence ATGCCTACAATATTTGAAATATTTGGACTTCGTTTTTTCTTTTACTCTGACGAACATAGACCAATCCATGTTCATGTTGTAAAAGGTGACGATGACGCAAAGATACAGATAGAAGATGAGGTTAAGTTAGTATATAATCATGGATTAAAAGCCAAAGATTTGAAACGAGCTTTGGAACTTGCAGAGATGTACAAAGAGGATATCATCAATACCTGGAACGAGTATCATTAA
- a CDS encoding nitroreductase family protein: MSRSFLDAVAHRRSYYALKNESPITEDALRELVGQAVKHVPSAFNSQSTRIVVLLGEHHHKLWELTKDVLRAIVSADAFAKTEAKINESFQSGYGTILYYEAQAPVRQLQEKFPTYADNFPVWSEHTNAMHQFTIWTALEDAGFGASLQHYNPIIDEVVAKEFKIDADWKLCAQMPFGVPAGEPGEKTFEPLEERLLFLK, translated from the coding sequence ATGAGCAGAAGTTTTTTAGATGCCGTTGCGCATCGCCGTAGTTATTATGCATTGAAAAATGAGTCGCCCATCACAGAGGATGCCCTCCGTGAGTTGGTGGGGCAGGCCGTGAAGCATGTGCCGTCGGCGTTCAACAGTCAGTCGACACGCATCGTTGTGTTGCTGGGTGAACACCATCACAAGTTGTGGGAATTGACCAAGGACGTGCTGCGTGCCATCGTTTCTGCCGATGCTTTCGCCAAGACGGAGGCGAAGATAAACGAATCTTTCCAGAGTGGTTATGGCACCATTTTATATTACGAAGCGCAAGCTCCCGTTCGACAGTTGCAGGAAAAATTCCCCACTTACGCAGACAATTTCCCCGTTTGGTCAGAGCATACCAACGCCATGCATCAGTTTACCATCTGGACAGCTCTTGAAGATGCTGGGTTCGGTGCATCCTTACAGCACTACAATCCGATTATTGATGAGGTGGTTGCCAAGGAATTTAAGATTGATGCCGACTGGAAACTCTGTGCGCAGATGCCTTTTGGCGTACCTGCCGGCGAGCCGGGAGAGAAGACTTTTGAGCCGTTGGAAGAGCGTTTGTTGTTCTTAAAATAA
- a CDS encoding IPT/TIG domain-containing protein, which produces MKKTFYLSLLLGCLCMVGCKDDSTDSGQPYDPNRPATFTEFTPTEGAVRTRMYIKGSNFGTDESKIHVNIGGKRAKVIGSDGNTIYCMVPSRAYSGEVVVMMEGEKGDTAQTYTFDQKFTYNTRTVVGTLLRKVDENNESGFSDGSFDGEASVPSNDWLVFDPKPQNGGDKLLFSSNYYDGLRVLNLTQRTVTRLFPRSQYKSMHSFTFSVDGDTLFFPDDNGQATSSQLANIYYALRSENFRKIRPYNYAPCSYAMVCMPDGYKFYCCWKNAAVYRMGDNSGGIPHVDNDRVLCFKLDQLVATGGEQTVMILHPSGKYMYMFSKKRGAILRSNYNPTTHMFEGLTIIAGSLTQRGAQEGIGSTARFHTTWAGVFVKNREYVNNPRPDGELYDFYFTDSGNHCIWKLTPDGVASIAVGRSNYTADHQYSGYVDGDPLKEARLHRPCGLAYDPSDEIWYIGDNNNRGIRYVATE; this is translated from the coding sequence ATGAAAAAAACCTTTTACCTATCCTTATTATTAGGATGTCTGTGTATGGTAGGCTGTAAAGACGACAGCACGGATAGTGGTCAACCTTATGACCCCAACCGACCGGCTACCTTTACGGAATTCACGCCCACAGAAGGTGCCGTGCGCACACGCATGTACATCAAAGGCAGCAACTTTGGTACAGATGAATCCAAAATTCATGTAAACATCGGTGGCAAACGCGCCAAGGTCATTGGCTCTGACGGCAACACTATCTATTGTATGGTGCCAAGTCGGGCCTACAGCGGAGAAGTTGTAGTAATGATGGAAGGCGAGAAGGGCGATACGGCGCAGACCTACACGTTTGACCAGAAGTTTACCTACAACACAAGAACGGTCGTAGGCACCTTGCTTCGTAAAGTGGATGAGAACAACGAGTCGGGTTTCTCGGACGGCAGTTTTGACGGAGAGGCATCGGTTCCATCAAACGATTGGTTGGTATTTGATCCAAAGCCACAAAACGGTGGGGATAAACTATTGTTCTCAAGTAACTATTACGATGGGCTGCGGGTACTGAACCTTACCCAGCGCACCGTCACCCGACTGTTTCCAAGGTCACAATATAAAAGCATGCACTCCTTTACTTTCTCTGTGGACGGTGACACGCTGTTCTTCCCTGATGACAACGGACAAGCTACCAGTTCACAGCTGGCCAATATCTATTATGCGCTTCGGTCTGAAAATTTCCGCAAGATACGTCCATACAACTATGCCCCTTGCAGCTACGCCATGGTATGCATGCCTGATGGTTACAAATTTTATTGCTGTTGGAAAAATGCAGCCGTCTATCGCATGGGTGATAACTCTGGTGGAATACCACATGTAGATAATGACCGCGTATTATGCTTCAAGCTAGATCAGCTGGTTGCAACAGGTGGGGAACAAACGGTGATGATCCTCCATCCATCGGGTAAATACATGTATATGTTCAGTAAAAAGCGTGGAGCTATTTTACGTTCTAACTATAACCCAACAACCCACATGTTCGAGGGCCTGACCATCATAGCAGGCTCACTGACCCAAAGGGGAGCACAGGAAGGTATTGGTTCAACCGCTCGATTCCACACAACCTGGGCGGGTGTATTTGTTAAGAACCGGGAGTATGTAAATAATCCTCGTCCAGACGGCGAGTTATATGACTTCTATTTTACTGATAGTGGCAATCACTGTATCTGGAAACTCACGCCTGACGGCGTTGCCAGCATTGCGGTGGGCCGAAGCAATTATACGGCTGACCACCAGTACTCGGGCTATGTAGATGGTGATCCATTGAAAGAAGCACGCCTGCATAGGCCTTGTGGTCTGGCCTACGACCCCAGTGATGAAATATGGTATATAGGTGACAATAACAACCGTGGCATTCGCTATGTGGCAACAGAATAA